Proteins from a genomic interval of Heterodontus francisci isolate sHetFra1 chromosome 31, sHetFra1.hap1, whole genome shotgun sequence:
- the trappc3 gene encoding trafficking protein particle complex subunit 3 isoform X2 has product MGYNIGVRLIEDFLARSNVGRCHDFRETADVIAKVAFKMYLGITPSVTNWSPAGDEFSLILENNPLVDFVELPDNHSSLIYSNLLCGVLRGALEMVQMAIDVKFVQDTLKGDNVTEIRMKFIKRIEENLPAGEE; this is encoded by the exons AT GGGGTACAATATTGGTGTCAGACTGATTGAAGATTTTTTGGCTCGATCTAATGTTGGAAGATGCCACGATTTCCGTGAAACCGCAGATGTTATTGCAAAG GTTGCATTTAAAATGTATCTGGGTATAACTCCCAGTGTGACCAACTGGAGTCCAGCAGGAGATGAATTTTCATTAATTCTGGAAAACAATCCACTCGTGGACTTTGTGGAATTGCCTGACAATCACTCCAGTTTGATCTACTCTAATCTCCTCTGTGGAGTTCTGAGAGGTGCATTAGAAATG GTTCAAATGGCGATCGATGTGAAATTTGTCCAGGACACACTCAAAGGTGACAATGTAACGGAAATCAGAATGAAATTCATTAAAAGGATTGAAGAAAATCTTCCAGCAGGAGAAGAATAA
- the trappc3 gene encoding trafficking protein particle complex subunit 3 isoform X1 codes for MSRQANRGTESKKMNSELFTLTYGALVTQLCKDYENDEDVNKQLDKMGYNIGVRLIEDFLARSNVGRCHDFRETADVIAKVAFKMYLGITPSVTNWSPAGDEFSLILENNPLVDFVELPDNHSSLIYSNLLCGVLRGALEMVQMAIDVKFVQDTLKGDNVTEIRMKFIKRIEENLPAGEE; via the exons ATGTCTCGACAGGCGAACCGAGGTACCGAGAGCAAAAAAATG AACTCAGAGCTATTCACTCTGACCTATGGAGCTCTGGTTACACAACTCTGTAAAGattatgaaaatgatgaagatgtcaATAAGCAGTTGGATAAAAT GGGGTACAATATTGGTGTCAGACTGATTGAAGATTTTTTGGCTCGATCTAATGTTGGAAGATGCCACGATTTCCGTGAAACCGCAGATGTTATTGCAAAG GTTGCATTTAAAATGTATCTGGGTATAACTCCCAGTGTGACCAACTGGAGTCCAGCAGGAGATGAATTTTCATTAATTCTGGAAAACAATCCACTCGTGGACTTTGTGGAATTGCCTGACAATCACTCCAGTTTGATCTACTCTAATCTCCTCTGTGGAGTTCTGAGAGGTGCATTAGAAATG GTTCAAATGGCGATCGATGTGAAATTTGTCCAGGACACACTCAAAGGTGACAATGTAACGGAAATCAGAATGAAATTCATTAAAAGGATTGAAGAAAATCTTCCAGCAGGAGAAGAATAA